The window GGGCCGACGGGCCGAGCGTGACCGTCCGGCGGGCGACCCTGCCCGAGCGCGGGCACCTCGTCGTCCGCAACCGGACCGCCGAGGGCCGCGTCATCGGGGCCCGGACCCTCGACGCCGGCACGTACGAGAACGTCTCGGTCGCGGTGAACGACTCGTTCCACGCGGCGACCGAGGGGTCGTTCGCGGCGCGCGTGAGCCTCCACCGCGACGACGGGGACGGGGAGTTCGACGGCGACGAGCGGGCGGTTCGTGCGGGCAACGAGACCGTCACAACCCGGTTCAGCGTCGAACCCGAGCGGGCGGGCGGCATCGTCACGACGCCGGTCCCGACGACCGCGCCACCCGACGGCGGGAGCGGCGGGACTGCCACGGGAAGCGGGACGACGGCCGGCGGGGCGACCGAGACGGGTGGTCAGCCCGGCTTCGGCCTCGCGGCGGTCGTCGCGGGGGTCCTCGTGGCCGCGCTAGCGCTCGGCGGCGGCCGGCGCCGTTGACGCCCGGCACTCCCACGCGGCTGCCCGTCTCACGACGGTTTCGACGGTCGGACCAGAATCCGTTTTGGTGGGGAGACCGGACGAGTAGCCAATGCGACGACGCGATTTCCTGCTGGGCACCGGCGCCGCGGGCGCGACCGCGCTGGCCGGCTGTGGAGGGCTCGTCGAGACCCGCTCGCTCTCCTCGCCGCCGGTGCTGTCGAACCGCCCGGATGCCGTCTACTTCCCGACCCACGTCGAGGGGATGCAGATGACGGGGATGGGCGGGTCGGGAGACTACAAGTTCGCCCTGATGTACAGCTACCCGCACCGGTTCTGGAACGTGAACGGAGACGAGGTCCAGAAGACGAGCATCGAGGACGAGGACGACGTCCACCTGATGGCGACCGTCTGGGACCCGGAGACGGGTGTCGTCCTGCCGGAGACCGGCCTCAGCCTCGAGATATCGAAGGGCGGGGACCTGGTGAGCCAGGAGGTCATCTACCCGATGCTCTCCCAGCCCATGGGCTTTCACTACGGCGGCAACTTCCCGCTCGACGGCGACGGGGCGTACGACGTGACCGTCTCGGTCGGCGGGGTGAACACCCGCCGGACGGGCGCGTTCCGGGAG of the Haloglomus salinum genome contains:
- a CDS encoding DUF7282 domain-containing protein produces the protein MRRGATTLGLLVLVAALVGAGVAGGHSVNYVSADPQVTPDGTVLVEGAFVEESGWAVLHERTVDGYGEALGATRLPRRNAFYTDIAVTIEAEAWANWSTREVVVVLHGEDGDGEFTDADPPLAGFGVVVTDRFVVEPGHRAVVTGEDDFPQRADGPSVTVRRATLPERGHLVVRNRTAEGRVIGARTLDAGTYENVSVAVNDSFHAATEGSFAARVSLHRDDGDGEFDGDERAVRAGNETVTTRFSVEPERAGGIVTTPVPTTAPPDGGSGGTATGSGTTAGGATETGGQPGFGLAAVVAGVLVAALALGGGRRR